Proteins encoded together in one Mycolicibacter minnesotensis window:
- a CDS encoding S-methyl-5'-thioadenosine phosphorylase has product MLGVIGGSGFYAFFGDDARRVRYDTPYGTPSAEITVGTIGGHEVAFLPRHGASHEYSAHTVPYRANMWALRALGVRRILAPCAVGSLTPELPPGSVVVPDQLVDRTRGRVDTYFDDGGVHVDFADPYCPTLRTAVTALPDVVDGGTMVVIQGPRFSTRAESQWFAAAGFRLINMTGYPESVLARELEMCYAAVALVTDLDAGVDVGSGVKAVDVFAEFQKNIEPFKKLVQQAIERIDTERTCTHCLPHEGIQLPFELP; this is encoded by the coding sequence ATGCTCGGCGTGATCGGCGGTAGCGGTTTCTACGCGTTCTTCGGTGACGATGCCCGACGTGTCCGCTATGACACCCCCTACGGGACACCCAGCGCGGAGATCACGGTGGGCACCATCGGTGGCCATGAGGTGGCGTTTCTGCCGCGGCACGGCGCATCGCACGAATACTCAGCCCACACGGTGCCCTATCGCGCCAACATGTGGGCGCTGCGCGCGCTCGGGGTGCGGCGCATCCTCGCCCCGTGTGCGGTCGGCAGCCTGACTCCGGAGCTGCCCCCCGGTTCTGTGGTGGTGCCCGACCAGTTGGTCGACCGCACCCGTGGCCGCGTCGACACCTATTTCGATGACGGGGGAGTGCACGTCGACTTCGCCGACCCGTACTGCCCAACGTTGCGGACCGCGGTGACCGCGCTGCCCGACGTTGTCGACGGCGGAACCATGGTGGTGATCCAGGGGCCGCGATTTTCCACCCGCGCCGAGAGCCAGTGGTTCGCCGCAGCGGGATTCCGGTTGATCAACATGACCGGGTATCCCGAGTCGGTGCTGGCACGTGAACTGGAGATGTGTTACGCCGCAGTGGCTTTGGTTACCGATCTGGATGCCGGGGTGGATGTCGGCAGTGGTGTGAAGGCCGTCGACGTGTTCGCGGAGTTTCAGAAGAACATCGAGCCCTTCAAAAAGCTGGTGCAGCAGGCCATCGAGCGCATCGACACCGAGCGGACCTGTACGCACTGCCTGCCGCACGAGGGCATTCAGCTGCCGTTCGAGCTGCCCTGA
- a CDS encoding DUF7937 domain-containing protein yields the protein MLLAAPALPWSLYFGAGIPATEPGMLAALAAATVLALAALAATYAGPWGIQRASANPAADRLRLVLSVPYLLLILGVVALDVVQTIRYGGTSRPPGGVGPGALLGAAGALLAAQPVLAGPVRLWWRVVKLLGYAGVAGATASVLFNLYWRVRYALPDADATSGLGRQEIAIVATALVYGAVAWATVVVASRWVLRRDKASQLSVVLLGGAALIAAVLVWALPVGRDIDGFHGIAQNTSTAGVGFEGYLVWVAAAALFAVTAARDASAATWLGATRNTLLLITIWSLGSALMRLVDLSAAIGLDLPYSPYDSAAMAAFDVVTAAIAMWLRLNLTNRSLPAAAVWSVSAVLFGFTIARVVVGVGLAPRLADAQRVDAWANPVYGNGLAQQITSTFDVALCGLALCGLVVAIVSGRLTVHADDRPKPGEPGAPRIFRSPEPALEPPASGPKIYRGADDPSAGGDGAQGSSNGS from the coding sequence ATGCTTCTGGCAGCGCCGGCATTGCCGTGGAGCCTGTACTTCGGTGCCGGCATTCCGGCCACCGAGCCCGGGATGCTCGCCGCGCTGGCCGCGGCGACAGTGCTGGCGCTAGCAGCCCTGGCCGCGACCTACGCCGGCCCCTGGGGCATCCAGCGGGCATCGGCCAACCCCGCCGCCGACCGGCTACGACTCGTACTCAGCGTCCCGTATCTGCTGCTGATTCTCGGCGTGGTGGCCCTCGATGTGGTGCAGACCATCCGCTACGGCGGAACCTCCCGACCGCCCGGCGGCGTCGGGCCGGGCGCACTGCTGGGTGCAGCAGGCGCTTTGCTGGCCGCGCAACCGGTGCTCGCGGGGCCGGTGCGGCTGTGGTGGCGCGTCGTCAAGCTCCTGGGCTACGCCGGGGTCGCGGGCGCCACGGCCAGTGTGCTGTTCAACCTGTACTGGCGCGTGCGCTACGCACTTCCCGATGCTGACGCCACCAGCGGTCTGGGCCGCCAGGAGATTGCGATCGTGGCGACCGCGCTGGTTTACGGGGCAGTCGCGTGGGCAACGGTTGTCGTTGCCTCGCGATGGGTTCTGCGACGCGACAAAGCATCTCAGCTCAGTGTGGTGCTACTCGGCGGAGCTGCCTTGATCGCGGCGGTACTGGTCTGGGCACTTCCGGTGGGTCGCGACATCGACGGTTTTCACGGCATCGCGCAGAACACCTCCACGGCGGGAGTCGGTTTCGAGGGCTACCTGGTGTGGGTGGCGGCTGCTGCACTGTTCGCGGTGACCGCGGCGCGTGACGCGTCGGCGGCGACATGGTTGGGCGCCACCCGCAACACGCTTCTTCTGATCACGATCTGGAGCCTGGGATCAGCATTGATGCGTCTGGTCGATCTCAGCGCAGCGATCGGCCTGGACCTGCCGTATTCGCCCTATGACAGCGCCGCGATGGCCGCCTTCGACGTGGTGACGGCTGCCATCGCGATGTGGCTGCGGCTCAACCTGACCAATCGCTCCCTTCCCGCTGCCGCGGTCTGGTCGGTGAGCGCCGTCTTGTTCGGCTTCACCATCGCCCGCGTCGTGGTCGGAGTGGGCCTGGCTCCGCGGCTGGCCGACGCCCAGCGTGTCGACGCGTGGGCGAACCCGGTCTACGGCAACGGCCTCGCACAACAGATCACCAGCACGTTCGACGTGGCGTTGTGCGGGCTGGCGTTGTGCGGGCTGGTGGTGGCGATCGTCTCCGGACGGCTCACGGTGCACGCCGACGACCGCCCCAAGCCGGGCGAGCCCGGCGCACCGCGCATCTTTCGATCACCGGAGCCCGCGCTCGAGCCGCCCGCGAGTGGCCCGAAGATCTATCGTGGGGCAGACGATCCCAGCGCGGGCGGCGACGGAGCTCAGGGCAGCTCGAACGGCAGCTGA
- the menE gene encoding o-succinylbenzoate--CoA ligase, translating into MDGDAAAFTPVGSDTDPSALTAMRVDEPIGDEVALVVATSGTTGVPKGALLTGAALAASAAATHDRLGGPGHWLLALPPHHIAGIQVLVRSLAAGTAPVALDVTTGFDPARLPEAVAKLGPGRRYTSLVATQLAKALQYPEPGATLAQLDAVLLGGGPAPQPVLDAAAAAGVTVVRTYGMSETAGGCVYEGVPLSGVRVRIGADGRIALGGPTLAQGYRDPIHPDPFAEAGWFQTDDVGALDSSGRLRVLGRADDAISTGGLTVLPGPVEAVLTTHPAVADCAVFGIADDRLGQRVVAAVVVAGATAPTLAELRAHVAESLDATAAPRELHVVAALPRRGIGKLDRKALARQFSAD; encoded by the coding sequence CTGGACGGCGATGCGGCCGCATTCACTCCGGTCGGCTCGGACACCGATCCGTCGGCACTGACCGCGATGCGTGTCGATGAGCCGATCGGCGACGAGGTCGCACTCGTCGTGGCGACGTCGGGAACCACCGGGGTGCCCAAGGGAGCCCTGCTGACCGGTGCAGCGCTTGCGGCCAGCGCCGCCGCCACGCACGACCGGCTGGGCGGACCGGGCCACTGGCTGCTGGCACTGCCGCCGCACCACATCGCCGGCATCCAGGTCCTGGTGCGCAGCCTGGCCGCCGGTACGGCCCCCGTAGCACTGGACGTCACAACAGGATTCGATCCCGCCCGGCTGCCCGAGGCGGTGGCCAAGCTGGGGCCCGGTCGACGCTACACCTCGCTGGTCGCCACCCAACTCGCCAAAGCACTGCAGTATCCCGAGCCCGGCGCCACGCTGGCCCAGCTGGATGCGGTGTTGTTGGGCGGAGGCCCGGCGCCGCAACCGGTCCTGGACGCAGCAGCCGCCGCTGGTGTCACAGTGGTACGCACCTACGGAATGAGCGAAACCGCGGGCGGCTGTGTCTATGAAGGCGTTCCGTTGTCGGGCGTCCGGGTGCGGATCGGCGCCGACGGGCGGATTGCACTCGGCGGCCCGACCTTGGCGCAGGGTTACCGCGACCCCATCCACCCTGACCCCTTCGCCGAGGCCGGCTGGTTTCAGACCGATGATGTTGGCGCCCTTGACTCCTCAGGGCGCTTGAGGGTTCTGGGCCGGGCCGACGACGCGATCAGTACCGGAGGCCTGACGGTCCTACCCGGTCCGGTAGAGGCAGTATTGACGACCCATCCCGCGGTCGCCGACTGTGCGGTGTTCGGGATTGCCGACGACAGACTTGGGCAGCGGGTGGTCGCCGCCGTGGTGGTGGCCGGCGCCACCGCGCCAACGCTGGCCGAGTTGCGCGCCCACGTCGCAGAATCTCTCGATGCCACCGCAGCTCCACGCGAGCTACACGTCGTCGCTGCGCTTCCACGACGCGGGATCGGCAAGCTGGACCGAAAGGCGTTGGCGCGCCAATTCTCTGCAGATTAG
- a CDS encoding DUF3349 domain-containing protein, which produces MNKFLTSIVAWLRAGYPDGVPQNDYVPLLALLSRRLTNDEVKDVARELIGRGEFDRIDIGVLIARLTNELPAVEDVERVRERLAAKGWLLDDAPTNDAPTNGGNP; this is translated from the coding sequence ATGAACAAATTTCTCACCTCGATCGTCGCCTGGCTGCGCGCCGGGTACCCCGACGGTGTGCCGCAGAACGACTACGTTCCGCTGCTGGCCCTGCTGTCACGGCGCCTGACCAACGATGAGGTCAAAGATGTCGCTCGCGAGTTGATCGGCCGCGGCGAATTCGACCGGATCGACATCGGGGTGCTGATCGCCCGTCTGACCAATGAGCTGCCGGCCGTCGAGGACGTCGAACGGGTTCGAGAACGGTTGGCTGCCAAAGGTTGGCTGCTCGACGACGCTCCAACCAACGACGCCCCCACCAACGGGGGAAACCCATAG
- a CDS encoding inorganic phosphate transporter, whose translation MTLELFLLITVVITALAFDFTNGFHDTGNAVATGIASGALKPKTAVTLCATLNLVGAFMSTQVAATVAKDLVVTNLVTLEVMFAGLVGGIVWNLTTWLLGIPSSSSHALIGGVVGAMLAAAGKAGVRWPGVVSKVLVPTVIAVLAATLVATVGTWLVYRLTRGVSRGRTLRDFRRGQVFSAALMSLAHGTNDAQKTMGVIFLALISYGAALKTDVTPPLWVIVSCAVAMAAGTYFGGWRVIRTLGKGLVEIESPQGMAAESSSAAIILLSSHFGYSLSTTQVVTGSVLGSGLGKPGAKVRWGVARRMATAWVITLPLAGAIGAGTYQLIHRIGGYAGTITGLVLLVGVSMLIWLQSRKVPVDHTNVTAEWGAHMTDGLEVIAPPTSISDIPDEVGAEGVGA comes from the coding sequence GTGACCTTGGAGCTGTTCCTGTTGATCACGGTCGTGATCACCGCATTGGCCTTCGACTTCACCAACGGCTTCCATGACACCGGCAACGCGGTTGCCACCGGGATCGCCAGCGGTGCGCTCAAGCCCAAGACCGCGGTGACGCTCTGTGCAACGCTGAACCTTGTCGGCGCGTTCATGTCGACCCAGGTCGCCGCCACGGTGGCCAAGGATCTGGTGGTCACGAACCTGGTGACACTGGAGGTGATGTTCGCCGGACTAGTCGGCGGCATCGTCTGGAACCTGACGACCTGGCTGCTCGGCATCCCCTCAAGCTCCTCACACGCCCTGATCGGCGGTGTGGTGGGCGCCATGCTGGCCGCGGCCGGCAAAGCCGGCGTGCGCTGGCCTGGAGTGGTCTCCAAGGTGCTGGTGCCGACGGTGATCGCGGTGCTGGCCGCGACACTGGTCGCCACGGTCGGAACCTGGCTGGTCTACCGGCTGACCCGGGGCGTCTCACGGGGACGCACCCTGCGGGATTTCCGACGCGGCCAGGTGTTCTCTGCTGCCCTGATGTCGCTGGCGCACGGCACCAACGACGCCCAGAAGACCATGGGCGTGATCTTCCTCGCCCTGATCTCCTACGGGGCCGCACTCAAGACCGACGTCACCCCGCCGCTATGGGTGATCGTGTCGTGTGCGGTGGCGATGGCCGCCGGCACCTACTTCGGTGGGTGGCGCGTCATCCGGACACTGGGCAAGGGGCTCGTGGAAATCGAATCCCCCCAGGGCATGGCCGCTGAATCTTCCTCGGCAGCCATCATTTTGCTGTCCAGCCATTTCGGCTATTCGTTGTCGACCACCCAGGTGGTGACCGGATCGGTACTGGGTTCGGGCCTGGGCAAGCCGGGCGCGAAGGTGCGCTGGGGGGTCGCGCGACGGATGGCGACCGCCTGGGTGATCACGCTGCCGCTGGCGGGGGCCATCGGGGCGGGTACCTACCAGCTGATCCACCGCATCGGCGGCTACGCCGGCACCATCACCGGACTGGTGTTGCTGGTGGGCGTCTCCATGCTCATCTGGCTGCAGTCCCGCAAGGTCCCGGTCGACCACACCAACGTCACCGCTGAGTGGGGCGCACACATGACCGACGGACTCGAAGTCATTGCACCACCAACGAGTATCTCCGATATTCCTGACGAGGTCGGCGCGGAGGGAGTCGGTGCGTGA
- a CDS encoding inorganic phosphate transporter — protein MSLELLLLIIVVITALAFDFTNGFHDTGNAMATSIASGALKPKAAVTMSACLNLIGAFLSTAVAATIAKGLVDAHLVTLEIVFAGLVGGIVWNLLTWLLGIPSSSSHALIGGIVGAMIAAVGGHGVNWSGVVSKVLVPAVVATVVATLIASVGTWLVYRITRGVDEKQAEKVFRHGQIGSAALVSLAHGTNDAQKTMGVIFLALMSYGAVSTSATMPPLWVIVSCALAMSAGTYTGGWRVIRTLGKGLVEIKSPQGMAAESAAASVILLSSHFGYSLSTTQVATGSVLGSGVGKPGAQVRWGVAGRMAAAWLVTLPMAGGVGSGAYGLVHGIGGYPGIIIGVVLLITAVLAIWLRSRRARIDHNNVNAEWDGSLTGGLDAPAVQPEEAGREVENALRMAFNSDSEGPQLTVVSTDDPNSREVIRS, from the coding sequence GTGAGCCTTGAACTGCTCCTGCTAATCATCGTGGTGATCACGGCTTTGGCCTTCGATTTCACCAACGGATTCCACGACACCGGCAACGCCATGGCGACATCGATCGCCAGTGGGGCGCTGAAGCCCAAGGCAGCGGTCACCATGTCGGCCTGCCTGAACCTGATCGGCGCCTTCCTGTCCACCGCGGTCGCCGCGACGATCGCCAAAGGCTTAGTCGACGCCCACCTGGTGACCCTCGAGATCGTCTTCGCCGGCCTGGTCGGCGGCATCGTGTGGAACCTGCTGACGTGGCTGCTCGGCATCCCCTCCAGCTCCTCGCACGCCCTGATCGGCGGCATCGTGGGCGCGATGATCGCCGCGGTCGGCGGGCACGGGGTGAACTGGAGCGGGGTGGTCTCCAAGGTGCTGGTTCCGGCGGTGGTGGCCACCGTGGTCGCGACATTGATCGCCTCGGTCGGCACCTGGCTGGTGTATCGCATCACCCGGGGCGTCGACGAGAAGCAGGCGGAGAAGGTGTTCCGGCACGGTCAGATCGGCTCAGCGGCGCTGGTCTCGCTGGCGCACGGGACCAACGACGCACAGAAGACCATGGGCGTGATCTTCCTCGCCCTGATGTCCTACGGCGCCGTAAGCACCTCGGCCACGATGCCCCCGCTGTGGGTGATCGTGAGCTGCGCGCTGGCCATGTCGGCCGGCACTTACACCGGCGGCTGGCGGGTGATCCGCACCCTGGGCAAGGGCCTCGTCGAGATCAAATCCCCGCAGGGGATGGCCGCCGAGTCCGCCGCTGCCTCCGTCATCCTGCTGTCCAGCCACTTCGGCTACTCGCTGTCGACCACCCAGGTCGCCACCGGATCGGTGCTGGGCAGCGGCGTCGGCAAGCCGGGCGCGCAAGTGCGCTGGGGTGTCGCCGGACGCATGGCGGCCGCCTGGCTGGTGACCCTGCCCATGGCAGGCGGGGTCGGCTCGGGTGCCTACGGCCTGGTCCACGGCATCGGCGGCTACCCCGGGATCATCATCGGGGTGGTGCTGCTGATCACCGCGGTCCTGGCGATCTGGCTGCGGTCGCGCCGGGCACGCATCGACCACAACAATGTCAACGCCGAATGGGACGGCAGCCTCACCGGCGGTCTGGATGCCCCCGCCGTGCAACCCGAAGAGGCCGGCCGCGAAGTCGAGAACGCCCTGAGGATGGCGTTCAACTCCGACTCCGAGGGCCCACAGTTGACCGTCGTCTCCACCGACGACCCCAACTCACGTGAGGTCATCCGCTCATGA
- a CDS encoding VOC family protein gives MEVLASRFLLRPADYQRSLQFYRDEIGLAIARDYGAGMVFYAGQSLIELAGHGNPEHAGANFSGALWLQVRDVAATQAELEQRGVAIARPWRREPWGLREMHVTDPDGLTLIFVEVPDDHPLRRDTRGDNPQKP, from the coding sequence ATGGAGGTTCTAGCCAGCCGCTTCCTGCTCCGTCCGGCCGACTATCAACGCTCGCTGCAGTTCTACCGCGACGAGATCGGGCTGGCGATCGCCCGCGACTACGGCGCCGGCATGGTCTTCTACGCCGGGCAGTCGCTGATCGAACTGGCCGGCCACGGCAACCCCGAGCATGCGGGGGCGAACTTCTCGGGGGCACTGTGGCTGCAGGTCCGTGACGTCGCCGCCACCCAAGCGGAGTTGGAGCAACGCGGAGTCGCCATCGCCCGGCCGTGGCGCCGCGAACCGTGGGGTCTGCGCGAGATGCATGTCACCGATCCCGACGGCCTGACGTTGATCTTCGTCGAGGTCCCCGACGACCATCCACTGCGCCGCGACACCCGCGGAGACAACCCCCAGAAGCCCTGA
- a CDS encoding SDR family oxidoreductase produces MSRSPLRRLSDQITLATMRPPVSAQLMHRPGAKAIDLTSKRVLVTGASSGIGEAGAEQFGAAGATVIAVARRQENLDALVQRITAAGGTAHAIACDLSDLEAIDQLVKDVDARFGGVDILVNNAGRSIRRPLAESLERWHDVERTMQLNYYSPLRLIRGFAPAMRERGDGHIINVATWGVFTDSSPLFGVYNGSKSALSAVSRVIDSEWARYGVQSTTLYYPLVKTPMIAPTAAFQGKPGLTAQEAGAWMLDAARYRPIRIAPRLALAFRALDNLNAGWATAIVKRNRIEPVED; encoded by the coding sequence ATGAGCCGCAGTCCGCTACGCCGGTTGTCCGACCAGATCACGCTCGCCACCATGCGCCCACCCGTCTCCGCGCAGCTGATGCACCGGCCCGGCGCCAAGGCCATCGACCTGACCAGCAAGCGGGTGCTGGTGACCGGGGCGTCCTCAGGCATCGGGGAAGCCGGCGCCGAACAGTTCGGGGCAGCGGGCGCCACCGTGATCGCGGTGGCCCGCCGTCAGGAAAACCTCGACGCACTGGTCCAGCGGATCACCGCCGCCGGTGGCACCGCGCACGCCATCGCGTGCGACCTGTCCGACCTGGAGGCCATCGACCAGCTGGTCAAGGATGTCGACGCGCGGTTCGGCGGGGTGGACATCCTGGTCAACAATGCCGGGCGCTCCATCCGCCGTCCGCTGGCCGAATCCCTGGAACGGTGGCACGACGTCGAGCGGACCATGCAGCTGAACTACTACTCGCCGCTGCGGCTCATCCGCGGGTTCGCTCCGGCTATGCGCGAGCGCGGCGACGGCCACATCATCAACGTCGCCACCTGGGGCGTATTCACCGACTCCTCGCCGCTGTTCGGGGTCTACAACGGCTCCAAGTCCGCACTGAGTGCCGTCAGCCGGGTCATCGACAGCGAGTGGGCCCGCTACGGCGTGCAGTCCACCACGCTGTACTACCCGCTGGTGAAGACCCCGATGATCGCGCCCACCGCGGCGTTCCAGGGCAAGCCGGGGCTCACCGCGCAGGAGGCCGGCGCATGGATGCTCGACGCGGCCCGATACCGCCCGATCCGCATCGCGCCGCGCCTGGCGCTGGCGTTTCGTGCACTGGACAACCTCAACGCCGGTTGGGCCACCGCGATCGTCAAGCGGAATCGGATCGAGCCGGTCGAGGACTGA
- a CDS encoding 1,4-dihydroxy-2-naphthoyl-CoA synthase: protein MSSNPFDESIWRPVDGFADLTDITYHRHVSDATVRVAFNRPEVRNAFRPHTVDELYQALDHARMSPDVGVVLLTGNGPAPKDGGWAFCSGGDQRIRGRSGYQYAAGETAETVDPARAGRLHILEVQRLIRFMPKPVICLVNGWAAGGGHSLHVVCDLTLASREHARFKQTDADVGSFDGGYGSAYLARQIGQKFAREIFFLGRTYTAEQMHHMGAVNEVVDHADLEATGVQWAREINGKSPQAQRMLKFAFNLLDDGLVGQQLFAGEATRLAYMTDEAVEGRDSFLEKRDPDWSRFPRYF, encoded by the coding sequence GTGAGCAGCAACCCTTTTGACGAGAGCATCTGGCGCCCGGTCGACGGCTTCGCCGACCTGACCGACATCACCTATCACCGCCACGTCAGTGACGCGACCGTGCGGGTGGCGTTCAACCGTCCCGAGGTACGCAACGCGTTTCGGCCGCACACCGTCGACGAGCTCTATCAGGCGCTGGACCATGCCCGGATGTCCCCGGATGTCGGAGTGGTGCTGCTGACGGGCAACGGCCCGGCGCCCAAGGACGGTGGCTGGGCGTTCTGCTCCGGCGGTGACCAGCGCATCCGCGGCCGTAGCGGCTACCAGTACGCCGCCGGAGAAACAGCCGAGACCGTCGATCCTGCGCGCGCCGGACGGTTGCACATCCTGGAGGTGCAGCGGCTGATCCGGTTCATGCCCAAACCGGTGATCTGCCTGGTCAACGGCTGGGCGGCCGGCGGCGGGCACAGCCTGCATGTGGTGTGCGACCTGACCCTGGCCAGCCGGGAGCACGCCAGGTTCAAGCAGACCGACGCCGACGTCGGCAGCTTCGACGGCGGCTACGGCAGCGCCTACCTGGCCCGCCAGATAGGCCAGAAGTTCGCCCGCGAGATCTTCTTTCTGGGCCGCACGTACACCGCAGAGCAGATGCATCACATGGGTGCCGTCAACGAGGTGGTCGACCACGCCGACCTGGAAGCCACCGGGGTGCAGTGGGCTCGCGAGATCAACGGCAAATCGCCTCAGGCACAACGCATGTTGAAGTTCGCCTTCAACCTTCTCGATGACGGACTGGTGGGCCAGCAACTGTTCGCCGGCGAAGCCACCCGGCTGGCCTACATGACCGACGAGGCGGTCGAAGGCCGGGATTCGTTCCTGGAGAAGCGCGACCCGGACTGGAGCAGGTTCCCCCGCTACTTCTAG
- a CDS encoding o-succinylbenzoate synthase codes for MRVRFRGITVRELALIDGPAGWGEFGAFAEYQPPEAAHWLAAALESAYRGLPPPVRDRIPINATVPAVDAERVPEVLARFPGARTAKVKVAEPGQTLADDVARVDAVRALIPTVRVDANGGWTLDEAVEAAKALGALEYLEQPCASIAELAELRRRIETPVAADESIRKAADPLAVAKAGAADIAVLKVAPLGGVFALVKIADQIGMPVVVSSAIDSAVGISAGLRAAAALPELPHACGLGTGSLFVEDIAETPAQVDGYLPVQAITPDPARLHALAASPQRRQWWIDRVRECHRLLPG; via the coding sequence ATGCGCGTCAGGTTCCGTGGCATCACCGTTCGGGAGCTGGCCCTGATCGACGGCCCCGCCGGTTGGGGAGAGTTCGGTGCCTTCGCTGAGTACCAACCACCCGAGGCGGCGCACTGGCTGGCCGCCGCGCTGGAAAGTGCCTACCGCGGACTGCCCCCGCCTGTCCGCGACCGCATTCCGATCAATGCGACCGTGCCCGCGGTGGACGCCGAGCGGGTTCCCGAGGTACTGGCGCGGTTTCCCGGCGCCCGCACCGCCAAGGTCAAGGTCGCCGAACCCGGCCAAACCTTGGCCGACGACGTCGCCCGGGTCGATGCCGTTCGTGCGCTGATCCCCACCGTTCGGGTCGACGCGAACGGAGGCTGGACGCTCGATGAGGCGGTCGAGGCGGCAAAGGCGCTGGGAGCATTGGAATATCTGGAACAACCGTGCGCCAGCATCGCCGAACTCGCCGAGCTGCGTCGCCGCATCGAAACGCCGGTGGCCGCCGATGAGAGCATTCGCAAGGCCGCCGATCCGCTGGCCGTCGCGAAGGCCGGTGCTGCCGATATCGCTGTGCTGAAAGTCGCTCCGCTGGGCGGGGTCTTTGCACTGGTGAAGATCGCCGACCAGATCGGTATGCCAGTGGTGGTCTCCAGCGCGATCGACTCGGCGGTGGGTATCTCCGCTGGTCTACGGGCAGCGGCGGCGCTGCCGGAATTGCCGCATGCCTGCGGGTTGGGCACCGGATCACTGTTTGTCGAGGACATCGCCGAGACGCCGGCGCAGGTCGACGGCTACCTGCCGGTGCAGGCGATAACTCCGGACCCGGCCCGGCTGCACGCCCTGGCCGCTTCGCCGCAGCGACGGCAGTGGTGGATCGACCGGGTACGGGAGTGTCATCGGCTGTTGCCGGGGTAG
- a CDS encoding sensor domain-containing protein, with protein MQTRSVGLACTLALACAVLADCVRVTGGVALPADRDGPRPVTAAMLPELLLDASTVNDIMGAHGMRVKDSRSRMFDSGRQFPDHDCLAAWMPIEKMVYTDMDWTATLAQTLTQNSQDHVAIQAATVFADRRVAQSFFDMTAQHWKSCGERTFATTKDGYPESAWTFDTVADVDSTLWMTQHQDDSPGWSCQRALRVTNNVAIDVLACKLYVSDEAVTIANGIDARLPSV; from the coding sequence ATGCAGACACGAAGCGTCGGGTTGGCGTGCACACTGGCGCTGGCCTGCGCCGTGCTCGCCGACTGTGTCCGGGTGACCGGTGGCGTGGCGTTGCCTGCCGACCGCGACGGGCCCCGGCCCGTGACTGCGGCGATGCTGCCCGAGCTACTGCTCGACGCCTCCACCGTCAACGACATCATGGGCGCCCACGGGATGCGGGTCAAAGACTCCCGGTCGCGGATGTTCGACTCCGGCCGTCAATTCCCCGACCACGACTGCCTGGCGGCGTGGATGCCCATCGAGAAGATGGTGTACACCGACATGGACTGGACGGCGACCCTCGCCCAGACCCTCACCCAGAACTCACAAGACCACGTCGCGATCCAGGCCGCGACGGTGTTCGCCGACCGCCGGGTCGCCCAGAGCTTCTTCGACATGACCGCCCAGCATTGGAAGTCCTGCGGCGAGCGAACATTCGCCACGACCAAGGACGGTTACCCGGAGTCGGCCTGGACCTTTGACACCGTCGCCGATGTGGACTCCACGCTGTGGATGACCCAGCACCAGGACGACAGCCCCGGCTGGTCGTGCCAGCGGGCACTGCGGGTCACCAACAACGTCGCCATCGACGTCTTGGCGTGCAAGCTCTACGTCAGCGACGAAGCCGTCACCATTGCCAACGGGATCGACGCCCGCTTGCCCAGCGTGTGA